A genomic stretch from Edaphobacter aggregans includes:
- a CDS encoding energy transducer TonB, translating to MAPLSRPVRSLLLIGSFFLCVGTAFAGNVHRAIVTRTNPVYPELAHRMHVGGKVVLLVTVQPDGTVSDTKVESGHALLAAAAQDAVKKWRFAPNSEVSESEVEINFNIDGQ from the coding sequence TTGGCACCCTTATCCCGTCCTGTCCGTTCTCTCCTTCTCATAGGAAGTTTCTTCCTCTGCGTTGGCACTGCCTTCGCTGGCAACGTTCATCGAGCCATAGTCACCCGCACCAATCCCGTTTATCCCGAACTCGCACATCGCATGCACGTCGGAGGCAAAGTCGTGCTCCTGGTCACCGTCCAGCCCGATGGTACCGTCTCCGACACCAAGGTCGAGTCCGGCCACGCCCTGCTCGCCGCAGCCGCACAAGATGCCGTAAAAAAGTGGCGCTTCGCTCCCAACTCCGAGGTCTCAGAGTCTGAGGTCGAAATCAACTTCAACATCGACGGACAGTAG
- a CDS encoding catalase family peroxidase — protein MPLTTDEKVLALSEALLKEFETIFGLHPGFRPVHAKGTLLTGTFTPSKDATWLTRAPHATRESTPVTVRFSDSTGIPLIPDNDPNANPRGIAIRFNLAEHVHTDIIAHSANAFPASNGQEFLEFLKGVTQSDPAKVQEFVGSHPKALAFVSVLGPTPSSFARENYFGLTAMKFINKDGVSRYGRYTIAPEAGEDHLDPAAVASKGPNYLFDELAERLAKGPIKLKVTVQVAEDGDNVNDATVHWPAERKVVEVGTIALTEQVADDAPEQKQIIFDPIPRVDGIEPSDDPLLELRAAVYLISGRRRRTAPAQ, from the coding sequence ATGCCACTAACGACTGACGAGAAGGTGCTTGCGCTGAGTGAAGCGCTGTTGAAAGAGTTTGAGACTATTTTTGGACTCCATCCTGGGTTTCGTCCTGTGCATGCGAAGGGTACGCTGCTCACGGGAACGTTTACGCCTTCGAAGGATGCAACGTGGTTGACGCGGGCTCCGCATGCTACGCGGGAGTCGACGCCGGTGACGGTGAGGTTCTCGGACTCGACAGGGATTCCGCTGATTCCGGATAACGATCCGAATGCGAATCCGAGGGGGATTGCGATTCGGTTCAATCTGGCGGAGCATGTGCACACGGACATCATTGCGCACTCGGCGAATGCGTTTCCGGCTTCGAATGGGCAGGAGTTTCTGGAGTTTTTGAAGGGGGTTACGCAGAGCGATCCGGCGAAGGTGCAGGAGTTTGTCGGGAGCCACCCGAAGGCGCTGGCGTTTGTGTCGGTGCTGGGGCCGACGCCTTCGAGCTTTGCGCGGGAGAACTACTTCGGCCTGACGGCGATGAAGTTTATTAACAAGGACGGCGTGAGCCGATATGGACGGTACACGATCGCTCCTGAGGCGGGTGAGGATCATTTGGATCCTGCCGCGGTTGCGAGTAAGGGGCCGAACTATCTCTTTGATGAGCTGGCGGAGCGGCTGGCAAAGGGGCCGATCAAGTTGAAGGTTACGGTGCAGGTTGCTGAAGACGGCGACAACGTGAATGACGCTACGGTTCACTGGCCGGCGGAGCGCAAGGTGGTGGAGGTGGGCACGATTGCGTTGACCGAACAGGTGGCCGATGATGCTCCGGAACAGAAGCAGATTATCTTTGATCCGATTCCGCGAGTGGATGGGATTGAGCCTTCGGATGATCCTCTGCTGGAGTTGCGGGCTGCGGTTTATCTGATCAGTGGGCGGCGGAGGCGGACTGCTCCGGCTCAATAA
- a CDS encoding L-threonylcarbamoyladenylate synthase — MSSGKTERLAGEAGVLRAAELLREGGTVAFPTETVYGLGANALDSAAVERIFAAKERPSWDPVIVHVCDREMVGRVAKVSGEIAGRAEALMAAFWPGPLTLLLPRTAAVPDAVTAGRPLVGVRMPAHELALELIRKACVPVAAPSANRFGRTSPTTAGHVLEDLDGSIDAVLDGGPTMVGVESTVLGPSEDGLGWTMYRPGGVSKDMLESVCGTGMVEVFRPAATAHVPESMPSPGVGIRHYAPRAKLVLVSEISRHRGPIEQRLVSTIDDVFESAGKTGVMLPDGWDASYAPLVYRWGPWGDGETLARRLFAGLRELDEAGAAVIICPVPEMGGIGEAIRDRLKKAARDK; from the coding sequence ATGTCCAGTGGAAAAACGGAACGATTAGCAGGTGAGGCTGGAGTGCTACGGGCGGCGGAGTTGCTGCGTGAGGGTGGTACGGTGGCGTTTCCGACCGAGACGGTGTATGGATTGGGAGCAAATGCGCTTGATTCGGCGGCTGTTGAGAGGATTTTTGCGGCGAAGGAGAGACCGAGTTGGGATCCGGTGATTGTTCATGTGTGTGATCGGGAGATGGTTGGGCGGGTGGCGAAAGTTTCGGGGGAGATTGCTGGTAGAGCGGAGGCGCTGATGGCGGCTTTCTGGCCGGGTCCGCTTACCCTACTGTTGCCCAGAACTGCAGCTGTGCCGGATGCGGTGACTGCGGGTCGGCCGTTGGTGGGGGTTCGGATGCCAGCGCATGAGTTGGCGCTGGAACTGATACGGAAGGCGTGTGTGCCGGTGGCGGCGCCTAGTGCGAATCGGTTTGGAAGGACGAGTCCTACGACTGCGGGGCATGTGCTCGAGGATCTGGATGGGAGCATTGATGCTGTCTTGGATGGTGGGCCGACGATGGTGGGGGTAGAGTCTACGGTGCTTGGCCCTTCGGAGGATGGTTTGGGGTGGACGATGTACCGCCCGGGCGGTGTGTCGAAGGACATGCTGGAATCCGTGTGCGGAACCGGGATGGTAGAGGTGTTTCGACCAGCAGCGACGGCACATGTTCCGGAGAGCATGCCTTCGCCTGGCGTTGGGATCCGTCATTATGCGCCTCGAGCGAAGCTTGTGCTGGTTTCGGAGATATCCAGGCATCGAGGGCCGATTGAGCAACGATTGGTTTCAACGATCGACGATGTGTTTGAATCAGCCGGTAAGACAGGGGTTATGTTGCCAGATGGGTGGGATGCTTCTTACGCTCCTCTGGTTTATCGATGGGGACCTTGGGGTGACGGAGAGACGCTTGCGCGACGATTGTTTGCCGGTTTGCGTGAGCTAGATGAGGCGGGGGCCGCAGTGATTATTTGTCCGGTGCCGGAGATGGGTGGGATTGGGGAGGCGATTCGGGACCGATTGAAAAAGGCGGCTCGGGATAAGTAA
- a CDS encoding aldo/keto reductase — MLRRDFLRRSATGLGAAWLSSTTSLASILAFETPAQKFNAHDEITLGKTGIRTSRLAMGTGTIGFGGSSNQTRLGMSSFSRLLVNGYNENGLRFFDTADSYGSHPYVATALKQLPRDKVVVMTKSDNRDPAGLRRDLDRFRKELGIDYIDIVLVHCVTEADWTTRYRGVMDVLSEAKHQGTIRAHGVSCHSIEALRAAAASPWVEVDLVRLNPAGAYMDADPGTVIKIIKQMRADGKGIIGMKILGQGKLRDRPSEAIRFALNTGVLDAFTIGAESQKEQDDLTQRIAAA; from the coding sequence ATGCTCCGCAGAGACTTCCTCCGCCGCAGCGCCACAGGCCTCGGAGCCGCGTGGCTATCCAGCACAACATCCCTCGCCTCCATCCTCGCCTTCGAAACCCCCGCTCAAAAATTCAACGCCCACGACGAGATCACCCTCGGCAAAACCGGCATTCGCACCAGCCGTCTCGCCATGGGGACCGGCACCATCGGCTTCGGTGGCTCCTCCAACCAGACCCGTCTCGGCATGAGCTCCTTCTCCCGCCTCCTCGTCAACGGATACAACGAGAACGGCCTGCGCTTCTTCGACACCGCCGATTCCTACGGCAGCCATCCCTACGTCGCCACTGCCCTCAAGCAGCTGCCCCGCGACAAAGTCGTCGTCATGACCAAGTCCGACAACCGTGACCCCGCTGGCCTCCGCCGCGACCTCGACCGCTTCCGCAAGGAACTCGGCATCGACTACATCGACATCGTTCTCGTTCACTGCGTTACCGAAGCCGACTGGACCACCCGTTACCGCGGCGTCATGGACGTCCTCTCCGAAGCCAAACACCAGGGCACCATCCGAGCCCACGGCGTCTCCTGCCATTCCATCGAAGCCCTCCGCGCCGCAGCCGCATCCCCCTGGGTCGAAGTCGACCTCGTACGCCTCAACCCCGCGGGCGCTTACATGGACGCCGACCCCGGCACCGTCATCAAGATCATCAAGCAGATGCGCGCCGACGGCAAAGGCATCATCGGCATGAAGATCCTCGGCCAGGGCAAACTCCGTGATCGCCCATCCGAAGCCATCCGCTTCGCCCTCAACACCGGAGTCCTCGACGCCTTCACCATAGGCGCCGAATCCCAAAAAGAACAAGACGACCTCACCCAAAGAATCGCCGCAGCTTAA
- a CDS encoding YbhB/YbcL family Raf kinase inhibitor-like protein, whose product MRLTSSSFSQGEAIPGEFCFAVVDPVNHVSLSMNRNPQLAWSKVPEETKSFAVICHDPDVPSKGDDVNKEGREVPASLPRVNFYHWLLWNIPASVGEIAAGRQSDGITPHGKPGPDAPGGMQHGINSYTGWFAGDPHMKGNYYGYDGPCPPWNDSIVHHYIFTVYALDVDRLEVKGEPTAENVQAALNGHVLAEAKLMGTYSLNPRI is encoded by the coding sequence ATGAGGTTGACGAGTAGCAGTTTTAGCCAGGGTGAGGCGATTCCGGGGGAGTTTTGTTTTGCGGTGGTTGATCCGGTGAACCATGTTTCGTTGAGCATGAACCGTAATCCGCAGTTGGCTTGGAGCAAGGTGCCGGAGGAGACGAAGTCGTTTGCGGTGATCTGCCATGATCCGGATGTGCCGAGCAAGGGCGATGATGTGAATAAGGAAGGGCGGGAGGTTCCGGCTTCTCTGCCGCGCGTGAATTTCTATCATTGGCTGCTTTGGAATATTCCGGCGTCCGTGGGGGAGATTGCCGCGGGACGTCAGAGCGACGGGATAACTCCGCATGGGAAACCGGGGCCTGATGCTCCGGGTGGGATGCAACATGGCATCAACAGCTATACGGGGTGGTTTGCGGGGGATCCGCATATGAAGGGCAATTACTACGGATATGACGGGCCTTGTCCGCCGTGGAATGATTCGATCGTGCACCACTACATCTTTACGGTGTATGCGCTGGATGTGGATCGGCTTGAGGTGAAGGGTGAGCCTACGGCGGAGAATGTTCAGGCGGCGTTGAATGGACATGTGCTCGCGGAGGCGAAATTGATGGGGACTTATTCGTTGAATCCGCGGATTTAG
- a CDS encoding energy transducer TonB: MANTVLTPPPEIDPRNEGPTLHPAAEAPKLNEETEGSMWASLFSNLRDVFNPSREAPLKLESRPADNDLIIKEEGVFSSLRSSVRDVFFPEKLPPLELESKPVAVVDRMKVKRDPTSTAIAVVVHGLIILLIAYILVKKIPLSAPAKTTLVTEVAIPPMAPAKAQAMGGGGGQKGPTPVTKGSPPKFADQQIVPPNKPPLIEPKIKIEPTVEVQKDVKMATNLPNFGVPNSPLVGMSMGNGSGTGLGSGNGSGIGPGSGGNIGGGPRRIGGGVSAPVLIFSVEPEFSEEARKAKVAGNVLVNLWVDTSGNPSHVHVIRGVGMGLDEKAVEAVKQYKFKPAMENGKPVLVELNVEVNFQIF; encoded by the coding sequence ATGGCGAATACTGTGTTGACACCACCACCGGAGATTGATCCCAGGAATGAAGGCCCCACGCTGCATCCGGCGGCGGAAGCGCCTAAGTTGAATGAGGAAACAGAAGGGTCGATGTGGGCCTCGCTGTTCTCGAACCTGCGCGACGTTTTCAATCCATCGCGTGAAGCTCCGCTAAAGCTTGAGTCGCGGCCCGCGGACAATGATCTGATTATCAAAGAAGAGGGCGTCTTTTCCTCCTTGAGGAGCAGCGTACGGGATGTGTTTTTCCCGGAAAAGCTGCCACCGCTGGAACTGGAATCGAAGCCCGTCGCAGTTGTTGACCGGATGAAGGTGAAGCGGGACCCTACTTCGACGGCAATTGCTGTGGTTGTCCATGGGTTGATCATTCTGCTGATTGCCTACATTCTGGTGAAGAAGATTCCGCTATCGGCTCCGGCTAAAACGACGCTGGTGACAGAGGTTGCGATCCCACCGATGGCCCCTGCAAAGGCTCAGGCGATGGGTGGTGGCGGTGGTCAGAAAGGGCCGACGCCAGTGACGAAGGGTTCGCCGCCGAAGTTTGCGGACCAGCAGATTGTTCCGCCGAATAAGCCCCCGTTGATTGAGCCCAAGATCAAGATTGAGCCGACGGTCGAGGTGCAGAAAGACGTCAAGATGGCGACCAACCTTCCGAATTTTGGCGTGCCAAATTCTCCACTGGTTGGCATGTCGATGGGCAATGGCAGCGGAACTGGGCTGGGTTCGGGCAATGGTTCTGGTATCGGGCCGGGGTCGGGAGGCAATATTGGCGGTGGACCAAGGCGTATCGGCGGCGGAGTTTCGGCTCCGGTGTTGATCTTCTCGGTAGAGCCGGAGTTCTCGGAAGAGGCTCGCAAGGCTAAGGTTGCCGGAAATGTTCTGGTGAACCTGTGGGTCGATACGAGTGGGAATCCAAGCCACGTGCATGTAATTCGCGGTGTTGGCATGGGTTTGGATGAGAAAGCCGTCGAGGCGGTGAAGCAGTATAAGTTCAAGCCTGCGATGGAGAATGGAAAGCCGGTGCTGGTGGAGTTGAACGTCGAGGTTAACTTCCAGATCTTCTAA
- a CDS encoding ATP-binding protein, with translation MTQPATFNDFIGNTAAVEHLRTAIAAGRLPHSLILAGPAGAGKYTLALMLAMAVECERQPRDLWSNGQSLASFCGVCRNCTRIASASNLEEQVDQAVAAREDLREADKKDTRVLIQPHPDVLIIPPDPPQLLIKLGQVRTVIQRSHSLPGEAPRKIFIFSAANFMKEAANSLLKVLEEPPDTVHLIILAENPGELLPTIRSRCAIVRLGALPVEEIEMLLADRRSDVPPKQRTLIARLAQGAAGKALGFDLAAYTAARADALLLLRNAASEPDHTALFKMTETYRAGAEGQQKTSDLLRTLSLLLEDILLLQSGTPELLRNTDLRPELERFAQTLTFQWIEQASRGLDQVQSGMRRNLLRSLSLDAYAGQLTTNAR, from the coding sequence ATGACGCAACCGGCAACCTTCAATGACTTTATTGGTAACACCGCCGCAGTCGAACACCTCCGTACAGCCATCGCCGCCGGTCGCCTTCCCCACTCCCTCATCCTCGCGGGCCCCGCAGGAGCAGGCAAATACACCCTCGCTCTCATGCTCGCCATGGCCGTCGAGTGCGAGCGCCAGCCACGCGACCTCTGGTCCAACGGCCAATCCCTGGCCTCCTTCTGCGGAGTCTGCCGCAACTGCACCCGCATCGCCTCCGCCTCCAACCTGGAAGAGCAGGTCGATCAAGCCGTAGCCGCGCGCGAAGACCTCCGCGAGGCCGATAAGAAGGACACCCGCGTCCTCATCCAGCCCCACCCCGACGTCCTCATCATCCCCCCCGACCCCCCACAACTCCTCATTAAACTCGGCCAGGTCCGCACCGTCATCCAGCGCTCCCATTCACTACCGGGCGAAGCTCCGCGCAAAATCTTCATCTTCTCCGCAGCCAACTTCATGAAGGAAGCCGCCAACTCCCTTCTCAAAGTCCTTGAAGAGCCACCCGACACAGTCCACCTCATCATCCTCGCCGAAAACCCCGGAGAACTTCTCCCCACCATTCGCTCCCGTTGCGCAATAGTGCGTCTGGGAGCATTACCGGTGGAAGAGATCGAAATGCTCCTCGCCGACCGCCGCTCCGACGTCCCTCCAAAGCAGCGCACCCTCATCGCCCGCCTCGCCCAGGGAGCCGCTGGCAAAGCACTCGGCTTCGACCTGGCCGCCTACACCGCCGCCCGTGCCGACGCCCTCCTGCTTCTACGCAACGCCGCCAGCGAGCCCGACCACACCGCCCTCTTCAAGATGACCGAGACCTACCGCGCCGGAGCCGAAGGCCAGCAGAAGACCTCCGACCTCCTACGCACCCTCTCCCTCCTCCTCGAAGACATCCTCCTCCTTCAGTCCGGCACCCCCGAACTCCTCCGCAACACCGACCTCCGCCCCGAACTCGAACGCTTCGCCCAGACCCTCACCTTCCAATGGATCGAGCAAGCCTCCCGCGGTCTCGACCAGGTCCAAAGCGGAATGCGCCGCAACCTCCTACGCTCCCTTTCTCTCGACGCCTACGCCGGCCAACTAACCACCAACGCCCGGTAG
- a CDS encoding serine hydrolase has translation MTATRIVVLNAALAMFASQLALAQVVTTPAVDSPDVQRHIERVVGCLHGPVIEKSDPCVRLDARMAEFHVPGVSIAVIHNGTIEWARGFGVERVGGPAVSADTMFQAGSISKPVAAMAVLRLVQEGKLSLDEDVNAKLVSWKVPASSAANGAPLTLRELLTHTGGTTVHGFPGYAQDAPVPSLVQVLNGEKPANTDAIRVEAAPGSKWNYSGGGYTIMQQMAVDVAKEPFPKLLHDTVLVPIGMSHSTYQQPLPAELRAMAATPYNADGTAVAGGAHTYPEMAAAGLWTTASDLARYAMEDQRSLEGKANHVLSKAMTEQMLTPGKGNWGLGLQIGGPASDRYFSHGGVNAGFESLFVAYENHGDGAVVMTNAQGGSRLAQEVMQSIAAEYGWPDFRSVVRTAVKVDRAVLARYVGTYALSPNFSITCTLEGDQLMTQATNQGKYPMFPESDTKFFLKVVDAETEFFTNDKGEVSYMVLHQNGHDAKAMKK, from the coding sequence ATGACTGCGACTCGAATCGTTGTTTTGAATGCTGCACTGGCGATGTTTGCGAGTCAGCTTGCATTGGCCCAGGTTGTAACTACTCCGGCTGTGGATTCTCCTGACGTTCAGCGGCATATCGAGAGAGTGGTGGGCTGTTTGCATGGGCCGGTTATAGAGAAGAGTGACCCGTGTGTGCGGCTCGATGCTCGGATGGCCGAGTTTCATGTTCCCGGAGTGAGTATTGCGGTGATTCATAATGGGACGATTGAGTGGGCTCGGGGGTTCGGCGTGGAGCGGGTGGGAGGGCCGGCTGTATCGGCTGACACGATGTTTCAGGCTGGATCGATCAGCAAGCCGGTTGCGGCTATGGCGGTGCTTCGGTTGGTGCAGGAGGGGAAGCTTTCGCTCGATGAAGATGTGAATGCAAAGCTGGTGAGCTGGAAGGTTCCGGCGAGTTCTGCGGCGAATGGTGCGCCATTAACTTTGCGTGAATTGCTGACGCATACCGGCGGGACGACCGTTCATGGGTTTCCGGGATATGCGCAGGATGCGCCGGTGCCTTCGCTTGTTCAGGTGCTCAATGGAGAGAAGCCTGCGAATACAGATGCGATTCGGGTGGAAGCCGCTCCAGGGAGTAAGTGGAACTATTCGGGTGGAGGCTACACCATCATGCAGCAGATGGCAGTGGATGTTGCCAAGGAACCGTTTCCCAAGTTGCTGCACGATACGGTGCTCGTGCCGATTGGGATGAGCCATAGTACGTATCAGCAACCGCTGCCTGCTGAACTCAGGGCAATGGCGGCTACGCCTTATAACGCGGACGGTACGGCTGTGGCCGGTGGAGCGCATACGTATCCGGAGATGGCTGCTGCGGGCCTGTGGACGACGGCTTCGGATCTGGCGCGCTATGCGATGGAGGATCAACGTTCGTTGGAGGGGAAGGCAAATCATGTGCTCTCGAAGGCCATGACCGAGCAGATGCTTACGCCGGGGAAAGGGAATTGGGGGCTGGGGCTTCAGATTGGAGGCCCTGCTTCGGATAGGTACTTCTCACATGGAGGAGTGAATGCGGGGTTCGAGAGCTTGTTCGTGGCCTATGAGAACCACGGTGATGGCGCGGTGGTCATGACGAACGCGCAGGGTGGATCGAGACTAGCGCAGGAGGTCATGCAGAGTATTGCGGCGGAGTATGGGTGGCCGGATTTTCGTTCTGTTGTGCGGACGGCGGTGAAGGTGGATCGTGCTGTTCTTGCGCGGTATGTGGGGACGTATGCGTTGTCGCCGAACTTCAGCATTACGTGCACGCTGGAGGGCGATCAGTTGATGACGCAGGCCACGAATCAGGGGAAGTATCCGATGTTTCCGGAGTCGGACACTAAGTTTTTTCTGAAGGTGGTGGATGCGGAGACGGAGTTCTTTACGAACGATAAGGGTGAGGTGTCGTATATGGTGTTACATCAGAATGGACATGATGCGAAGGCAATGAAGAAGTAG
- a CDS encoding class IV adenylate cyclase, with protein sequence MQNAEIELKFPISDPAALQSRLPQLGFHLDTPRTFEHNTLYDTPTRDLRAKRALLRLRQYGSLCTVTHKRIADDQEDPSGNPRYKVRIETETAVAEGSALAEIFHQLGYLPAFTYEKYRTEWSHTVEPSVHLVIDETPIGNYAEIEGPPDWIDRTLATLGIDHATCLTDSYGKLFLDWKQRTGSPAKNLTFAEIAPALATR encoded by the coding sequence ATGCAAAACGCCGAGATCGAACTCAAGTTCCCCATCTCCGATCCCGCCGCCCTCCAGTCCCGCCTCCCCCAGCTAGGCTTCCACCTCGACACGCCCCGCACCTTCGAGCACAACACCCTCTACGACACCCCCACCCGCGACCTCCGCGCCAAACGAGCCCTCCTTCGCCTCCGCCAGTACGGCTCCCTCTGCACCGTCACCCACAAGCGCATCGCCGACGATCAGGAAGATCCATCCGGAAACCCGCGCTACAAAGTCCGTATCGAGACGGAAACAGCCGTAGCCGAAGGCTCCGCTCTCGCTGAAATCTTTCACCAGCTCGGCTATCTCCCAGCCTTCACCTACGAGAAATACCGCACCGAGTGGTCCCACACCGTCGAGCCTTCCGTGCACCTCGTCATCGACGAGACCCCTATCGGCAATTACGCCGAAATTGAAGGCCCTCCCGACTGGATCGACCGCACCCTTGCCACTCTAGGTATCGACCACGCCACTTGCCTCACCGACAGCTACGGCAAGCTCTTCCTCGACTGGAAACAGCGCACCGGTAGCCCCGCCAAAAACCTCACCTTCGCCGAGATCGCCCCCGCCCTCGCCACCCGCTAA
- a CDS encoding RNA-binding S4 domain-containing protein produces the protein MTSVRMDKWLWAARFFKTRALAAKACELGRIQSNQQVAKAARDVRVGDVLQVKNEGGDFQVEVLLLSEVRGPATVAQTLYRETDASKELRIKVAEERKAMAQFEVMPAGRPSKRDRRVIIRFRGRG, from the coding sequence ATGACTTCGGTACGGATGGATAAGTGGCTTTGGGCGGCGAGATTTTTCAAGACTCGGGCGTTGGCGGCGAAGGCTTGTGAGTTGGGGCGGATTCAATCGAATCAGCAGGTGGCGAAGGCTGCGCGGGATGTTCGGGTGGGAGATGTTTTGCAGGTGAAGAACGAGGGTGGGGACTTTCAGGTTGAGGTTCTACTGCTGAGTGAAGTGCGCGGGCCGGCGACGGTGGCGCAGACGCTTTATCGCGAGACTGACGCGAGCAAAGAGTTGCGGATAAAGGTGGCGGAGGAGCGGAAGGCGATGGCTCAATTTGAGGTGATGCCGGCGGGGAGGCCATCGAAGCGGGATCGGCGGGTGATTATTCGGTTTCGTGGGCGTGGGTGA
- a CDS encoding methyl-accepting chemotaxis protein, whose amino-acid sequence MKLESKLGLSTGILVIAMLLSAYTATMRIQEANHLASTATTQHIPINQNARDLRIQILYSIHALESYMLFGIDPAASASFRHTRQQNLAQADTSMSKLKEYASLYPLGYDATRINEIDTDLANLKALEDKVEQLNESKTAQGTAQAYDTFQNQILPLEKSLFATASDLGQSQMTQADDEIVQLKHANAATLYTLWLATILGALIGGSISVLLARRVTKGIDLVAERANAIAAGDLTGGPLNVQSKDQIGTLAHAMQQMQTNLGNIIGTVVNTAGSLTGSAASMRSASDQMHRRIDQQSQQTQQAATAMQEMSASIAEVSRHTQSAAETARSAAQTARDGGTIVKEVLDSMHSIATAVSETSSTVGLLGDDSRRISQIVTVIDEIARKTNLLALNAAIEAARAGEQGRGFAVVAGEVRRLAESTAQATGEIASMIQGIQDRTRTAIASMESGTGTVQQGVVTTTQAGEALERIIGMAERVDKMITQIAIAASQQAVAADQSSASLDSIHSLSHDNLTEMATTAAGVESLRATAVALEQQVDRFNLQSTMHSMNTRSITPPLHVSQAV is encoded by the coding sequence ATGAAACTCGAATCAAAGCTCGGTCTAAGCACAGGCATTCTCGTCATCGCCATGCTTCTCAGCGCCTACACGGCAACGATGCGCATCCAGGAGGCGAACCACCTCGCCTCCACAGCCACCACGCAGCATATCCCAATCAATCAGAATGCCCGCGACTTGCGAATCCAGATTCTCTATAGCATTCACGCGCTCGAGTCCTACATGCTCTTTGGCATCGATCCTGCCGCCTCCGCCAGCTTCCGCCACACGCGCCAGCAGAATCTCGCCCAGGCCGATACCTCGATGTCCAAGCTCAAGGAGTACGCCTCTCTCTACCCCCTGGGCTACGACGCCACGCGTATCAATGAGATCGATACCGATCTCGCCAACCTGAAAGCCCTCGAAGATAAGGTCGAGCAGCTCAACGAATCGAAGACCGCACAGGGCACCGCACAGGCATACGACACCTTCCAGAATCAGATCCTGCCACTCGAGAAATCTCTCTTCGCCACAGCAAGCGATCTGGGCCAGTCTCAGATGACGCAGGCCGACGACGAGATCGTCCAGCTCAAGCACGCCAATGCCGCCACCCTCTACACTCTCTGGCTGGCCACAATCCTCGGCGCACTGATCGGCGGGTCCATCTCGGTTCTCCTCGCACGCCGCGTCACCAAGGGCATCGATCTCGTAGCCGAGCGCGCCAACGCCATAGCCGCCGGCGACCTCACTGGAGGCCCCCTCAACGTCCAGAGTAAGGATCAGATCGGAACCCTCGCTCACGCCATGCAGCAGATGCAGACCAACCTCGGAAACATCATCGGCACAGTGGTCAACACGGCAGGCTCATTGACCGGAAGCGCGGCCTCTATGCGCTCTGCCTCTGATCAAATGCATCGCCGCATCGACCAGCAGAGTCAGCAGACCCAGCAAGCCGCCACTGCAATGCAGGAGATGTCCGCCTCCATCGCCGAGGTCTCCCGCCACACCCAATCCGCTGCCGAAACCGCACGCAGCGCCGCCCAAACAGCACGCGACGGCGGCACCATCGTCAAAGAAGTCCTCGACAGCATGCACTCCATCGCCACTGCCGTTAGCGAAACCTCGTCCACCGTCGGCCTCCTCGGCGACGACTCCCGCCGCATCAGCCAGATCGTCACCGTCATCGACGAGATCGCCCGTAAGACCAATCTTCTGGCCCTCAACGCAGCCATCGAGGCCGCACGCGCCGGAGAGCAAGGTCGTGGCTTCGCCGTCGTAGCCGGTGAGGTTCGCCGCCTCGCCGAAAGCACCGCCCAGGCCACAGGCGAGATCGCCAGCATGATCCAGGGCATCCAGGACCGTACCCGCACCGCCATCGCCAGCATGGAGAGCGGCACCGGAACCGTCCAGCAGGGTGTCGTCACCACCACCCAGGCCGGCGAGGCCCTCGAGCGCATCATCGGCATGGCCGAGCGCGTCGACAAAATGATCACCCAGATCGCCATCGCCGCCTCGCAACAGGCTGTAGCTGCAGACCAGTCCAGCGCAAGCCTCGACTCCATCCACTCCCTCAGCCACGACAACCTCACCGAGATGGCCACAACCGCAGCAGGGGTCGAATCCCTCCGCGCAACAGCCGTCGCGCTTGAGCAACAAGTCGATCGTTTCAACCTTCAGTCGACCATGCACTCAATGAACACGCGCTCGATTACTCCACCCCTGCACGTATCGCAGGCCGTTTGA